A window of the Brassica oleracea var. oleracea cultivar TO1000 chromosome C1, BOL, whole genome shotgun sequence genome harbors these coding sequences:
- the LOC106313485 gene encoding kinesin-like protein KIN12B isoform X1: MKHFMMPRNAVVRDIGEPQSPNPSLTKSKSQRKTRSAKENAPPPDPNSLPPDYRSSPAKLKSPLPPRPPSANPLKRKLIAEAASDNGVAGVSDSGVKVIVRVKPPSKGEEEEMIVKKISSDALTINDHTFTFDSIADPDSTQDEIFQLVGAPLVENCLAGFNSSVFAYGQTGSGKTYTMWGPANGLLEEHLIGDQRGLTPRVFELLFARISEEQVKHAERQLSYQCRCSFLEIYNEQITDLLDPSQKNLMIREDVKSGVYVEYLTEENVKNLKDLSGLLIKGLANRRTGATSVNAESSRSHCVFTCVVESHCKQSAADGLSNFKTSRINLVDLAGSERQKSTGAAGERLKEAGNINRSLSQLGNLINILAEISQTGKQRHIPYRDSRLTFLLQESLGGNAKLAMVCAVSPSQSCRSETFSTLRFAQRAKAIQNKAVVNEVMQDDVNFLREVIRQLREELQRVKNNGNNPANPNAAYATSWNARRSMSLLRSFGLSHPKSLANGDDDGDTEMEIDEEAVERLCAQIGLQSSPPAEENNPDTSRVEKINPSLHTVALEDENYENSHLQSSDGQSTGKQFPENTDVNMEDASCQTENHEAVTINNEPTVEETGITAAVQTMDHGSSVLPHLITNSLGSPISDTDHDNSLGKAENIPSCQDLVPGALASSIASVADASDDTEHFSIIPASPCLSIDPASASHVLITPTESVSPRIRNSRKSLRTSSMSTASQKYIERANQVTTEIVEPSSAVSTEMLNLPSALSTQKSGAFPVPTNQLAASLHRGMKILDSYRQSTAQRRSTFGFSYKALECKPSTVLSKADVGVQTYPEADIIAEENPKEVVCIKCKCIAECDVQETSDISNRQSVTVDNSEKSSFQVPKAVEKVLAGSIRREMALEEYCTKQASEISQLNRLVQQYKHERECNAIIGQTREDKIVRLEGLMDGVLSKDDFLDEEFASLMHEHKLLKDMYENHPEVLQTRIELKRAQEELESFKNFYGEMGEREVLLEEIQDLKAHVHCYTDTSLTSSRKRGSLLKLTYTCDPNPAPPLNAIPESVEESPEKTLEQERLRWTEAERNWISLAEELKNELDTNRKLMEKQKRELDTEKRCTEELTEAMQMAMKGHARMIEQYADLEEKHIQLLARHRRIREGIDDVKKAAARAGVKGAESRFINALAAEISALKVQREKEAQYFRDENKSLQSQLRDTAEAVEAAGELLARLKEAEEGLKIAQKRATDAEYQASEAYKQIEKLKSKQETGISTLNQQQHIAESHNHIESLQASLHGDDMAKYDEPVEEPSASSGDEQWREEFEPFYKKDAELAKLAEPSWFSGYDRCNI, encoded by the exons ATGAAGCACTTCATGATGCCAAGAAACGCCGTCGTGCGAGACATCGGAGAGCCGCAATCGCCGAACCCTAGCTTGACTAAATCCAAGTCCCAAAGGAAGACAAGATCCGCCAAAGAGAACGCCCCGCCTCCCGATCCGAACTCGCTGCCGCCTGATTATAGGTCTTCTCCGGCGAAACTGAAGAGTCCACTGCCTCCGCGTCCGCCGTCTGCCAATCCTCTTAAACGGAAGCTCATCGCGGAAGCTGCGTCGGATAACGGTGTAGCTGGGGTTTCAGATTCTGGTGTTAAG GTTATAGTCAGAGTGAAGCCTCCAAGCAAAGGCGAGGAAGAGGAGATGATAGTCAAGAAGATCTCCAGCGATGCCCTCACTATAAATGACCATACTTTCACTTTCGACTCAATTGCTGACCCTGACTCAACACAG GATGAAATCTTTCAACTTGTGGGAGCCCCTCTTGTGGAAAACTGTCTGGCTGGATTTAATAGTTCTGTTTTTGCCTATGGACAG ACTGGTAGTGGGAAAACGTATACCATGTGGGGTCCTGCAAACGGATTGTTGGAAGAGCACCTGATTGGTGACCAAAGAGGTTTGACTCCACGTGTCTTTGAACTGCTCTTCGCCCGTATCAGTGAG GAGCAAGTGAAGCACGCTGAACGGCAGCTCAGTTACCAGTGCCGCTGTTCTTTTCTCGAG ATATACAACGAGCAAATAACAGATCTTTTGGATCCGAGCCAGAAAAACCTGATG ATTAGAGAAGATGTCAAGTCCGGTGTTTATGTTGAATATCTGACTGAGGAAAACGTGAAAAATTTGAAGGATTTGTCAGGGCTCCTGATCAAG GGTTTGGCAAACAGAAGGACAGGTGCAACAAGTGTAAATGCAGAGAGTTCAAGGTCGCATTGTGTATTTACTTGTGTTGTTGAGTCACATTGCAAG CAGAGTGCGGCAGATGGTCTAAGCAACTTCAAAACAAGTAGAATAAATCTTGTTGATCTGGCTGGTTCGGAAAGACAAAAATCAACTGGTGCAGCAGGAGAACGGTTGAAGGAAGCTGGGAATATCAATCGATCACTTTCTCAACTTGG GAATTTGATCAACATCCTCGCAGAAATTTCACAAACAGGGAAGCAAAGGCATATACCATACAGAGATTCCAGGCTGACGTTCCTATTGCAGGAGTCTCTTGGTGGGAATGCAAAATTAGCTATGGTTTGTGCGGTATCTCCCTCGCAAAG TTGTAGAAGTGAAACGTTCAGCACCTTGAGATTTGCTCAGCGTGCAAAGGCGATTCAGAACAAGGCCGTTGTCAATGAAGTGATGCAGGATGATGTAAATTTCTTGCGGGAAGTCATACGCCAGCTGAGG GAGGAACTGCAAAGGGTGAAGAATAATGGAAACAACCCAGCTAATCCGAATGCAGCTTATGCCACTTCCTGGAATGCACGTAGAAGTATGAGTTTGTTAAGAAGTTTTGGCCTGAGTCATCCAAAGTCATTAGCCAATGGAGATGATGATGGAGATACTGAGATGGAAATAGATGAAGAGGCTGTTGAAAGGCTTTGTGCTCAAATAGGCCTGCAGTCATCTCCACCTGCCGAGGAGAACAATCCGGACACGAGCAGAGTAGAGAAAATAAATCCATCCTTACATACTGTGGCCTTGGAGGATGAAAATTACGAGAACTCCCACCTTCAGTCATCTGATGGCCAATCTACAGGAAAGCAGTTTCCTGAGAATACAGATGTTAACATGGAGGATGCAAGTTGCCAAACTGAGAATCACGAGGCAGTTACTATTAATAATGAGCCAACCGTGGAAGAAACTGGCATCACAGCAGCCGTGCAAACTATGGATCATGGTTCAAGTGTGCTGCCTCATTTGATAACCAATTCTCTTGGTTCTCCTATTAGTGACACAGACCACGACAATTCACTTGGCAAGGCGGAAAACATTCCATCATGCCAAGACTTGGTTCCTGGAGCTCTTGCTTCTTCGATTGCATCAGTAGCTGATGCTTCAGATGATACAGAACACTTCTCAATAATTCCTGCGTCACCTTGCCTCAGCATAGATCCAGCAAGTGCTTCTCATGTGCTAATAACTCCCACTGAGAGCGTCTCTCCTAGGATTAGGAATAGTAGGAAAAGCTTGAGGACATCATCAATGTCCACCGCATCACAAAAATATATTGAGAGAGCAAACCAAGTAACTACAGAAATCGTCGAACCTTCTTCCGCTGTGTCTACAGAGATGTTAAACCTACCTAGTGCTTTGTCTACACAGAAAAGTGGAGCTTTTCCTGTGCCAACAAACCAATTGGCGGCTAGCCTCCACAGAGGAATGAAAATACTCGACTCCTATCGCCAGAGTACTGCTCAGAGACGATCTACATTTGGGTTCTCCTACAAAGCTCTAGAATGCAAGCCTTCGACGGTTTTAAGCAAGGCTGATGTAGGTGTACAAACTTATCCCGAAGCTGATATAATAGCAGAAGAGAACCCAAAAGAAGTAGTGTGCATTAAATGCAAATGCATAGCAGAATGTGATGTCCAAGAAACAAGTGACATTTCAAATCGTCAGTCAGTAACTGTTGACAACTCAGAAAAGTCCAGTTTCCAAGTTCCTAAG GCAGTGGAAAAGGTTCTAGCAGGGTCTATCCGAAGAGAAATGGCTCTGGAAGAGTACTGCACTAAGCAAGCCTCTGAAATATCACAGCTTAATCGGCTG GTTCAGCAGTACAAACATGAGCGAGAGTGCAATGCCATCATAGGACAAACAAGGGAGGACAAAATTGTTCGTCTTGAAGGCCTCATGGATGGCGTGTTATCTAAAGATGATTTCCTGGATGAAGAATTTGCATCTCTCATGCATGAGCATAAG CTTCTGAAGGACATGTACGAGAACCACCCTGAAGTATTGCAGACGAGGATTGAGTTGAAACGAGCACAAGAAGAGCTTGAAAGTTTCAAGAACTTCTATGGTGAAATGGGAGAAAGGGAAGTGTTACTGGAAGAGATTCAAGATTTAAAGGCGCATGTACACTGTTACACCGACACTTCTCTTACATCGTCTCGGAAAAGAGGTTCCCTGCTTAAGCTGACATACACTTGTGACCCTAATCCGGCTCCACCACTTAATGCCATTCCTGAGTCAGTGGAGGAGAGTCCTGAGAAGACATTAGAACAGGAAAGACTTCGTTGGACAGAAGCTGAGAGAAACTGGATATCTCTAGCTGAGGAGTTAAAAAATGAGCTTGATACCAATAGGAAGCTGATGGAAAAGCAGAAACGGGAACTGGATACGGAGAAAAGATGTACAGAAGAGTTGACGGAAGCAATGCAGATGGCGATGAAAGGCCATGCACGGATGATTGAACAATATGCAGACCTGGAAGAGAAACATATACAATTGCTTGCGAGGCACAGGAGGATCCGAGAAGGAATAGACGATGTTAAAAAAGCAGCAGCCAGAGCAGGAGTCAAGGGAGCAGAGTCCAGATTCATAAACGCACTTGCAGCAGAGATCTCAGCGTTGAAAGTGCAAAGAGAGAAAGAGGCACAATACTTCAGAGATGAGAACAAGAGTCTCCAGTCACAGCTAAGAGATACAGCTGAAGCTGTTGAAGCAGCAGGAGAGTTACTTGCTCGACTTAAAGAAGCTGAAGAAGGATTAAAAATCGCTCAG AAACGGGCAACGGATGCAGAGTATCAAGCATCAGAAGCATATAAACAGATTGAAAAACTGAAGAGCAAACAAGAAACTGGAATCAGCACTCTTAACCAACAACAACACATTGCAGAGTCGCACAATCACATTGAATCTTTACAGGCTTCTTTACATGGCGATGATATGGCCAAATATGATGAGCCAGTGGAAGAGCCATCAGCAAGTTCAGGAGATGAGCAATGGAGAGAAGAGTTCGAGCCATTTTACAAGAAAGACGCGGAATTGGCAAAGCTCGCCGAACCTTCTTGGTTCTCAGGGTATGACAGATGCAACATATAG
- the LOC106313485 gene encoding kinesin-like protein KIN12B isoform X2: MKHFMMPRNAVVRDIGEPQSPNPSLTKSKSQRKTRSAKENAPPPDPNSLPPDYRSSPAKLKSPLPPRPPSANPLKRKLIAEAASDNGVAGVSDSGVKVIVRVKPPSKGEEEEMIVKKISSDALTINDHTFTFDSIADPDSTQDEIFQLVGAPLVENCLAGFNSSVFAYGQTGSGKTYTMWGPANGLLEEHLIGDQRGLTPRVFELLFARISEEQVKHAERQLSYQCRCSFLEIYNEQITDLLDPSQKNLMIREDVKSGVYVEYLTEENVKNLKDLSGLLIKGLANRRTGATSVNAESSRSHCVFTCVVESHCKSAADGLSNFKTSRINLVDLAGSERQKSTGAAGERLKEAGNINRSLSQLGNLINILAEISQTGKQRHIPYRDSRLTFLLQESLGGNAKLAMVCAVSPSQSCRSETFSTLRFAQRAKAIQNKAVVNEVMQDDVNFLREVIRQLREELQRVKNNGNNPANPNAAYATSWNARRSMSLLRSFGLSHPKSLANGDDDGDTEMEIDEEAVERLCAQIGLQSSPPAEENNPDTSRVEKINPSLHTVALEDENYENSHLQSSDGQSTGKQFPENTDVNMEDASCQTENHEAVTINNEPTVEETGITAAVQTMDHGSSVLPHLITNSLGSPISDTDHDNSLGKAENIPSCQDLVPGALASSIASVADASDDTEHFSIIPASPCLSIDPASASHVLITPTESVSPRIRNSRKSLRTSSMSTASQKYIERANQVTTEIVEPSSAVSTEMLNLPSALSTQKSGAFPVPTNQLAASLHRGMKILDSYRQSTAQRRSTFGFSYKALECKPSTVLSKADVGVQTYPEADIIAEENPKEVVCIKCKCIAECDVQETSDISNRQSVTVDNSEKSSFQVPKAVEKVLAGSIRREMALEEYCTKQASEISQLNRLVQQYKHERECNAIIGQTREDKIVRLEGLMDGVLSKDDFLDEEFASLMHEHKLLKDMYENHPEVLQTRIELKRAQEELESFKNFYGEMGEREVLLEEIQDLKAHVHCYTDTSLTSSRKRGSLLKLTYTCDPNPAPPLNAIPESVEESPEKTLEQERLRWTEAERNWISLAEELKNELDTNRKLMEKQKRELDTEKRCTEELTEAMQMAMKGHARMIEQYADLEEKHIQLLARHRRIREGIDDVKKAAARAGVKGAESRFINALAAEISALKVQREKEAQYFRDENKSLQSQLRDTAEAVEAAGELLARLKEAEEGLKIAQKRATDAEYQASEAYKQIEKLKSKQETGISTLNQQQHIAESHNHIESLQASLHGDDMAKYDEPVEEPSASSGDEQWREEFEPFYKKDAELAKLAEPSWFSGYDRCNI; encoded by the exons ATGAAGCACTTCATGATGCCAAGAAACGCCGTCGTGCGAGACATCGGAGAGCCGCAATCGCCGAACCCTAGCTTGACTAAATCCAAGTCCCAAAGGAAGACAAGATCCGCCAAAGAGAACGCCCCGCCTCCCGATCCGAACTCGCTGCCGCCTGATTATAGGTCTTCTCCGGCGAAACTGAAGAGTCCACTGCCTCCGCGTCCGCCGTCTGCCAATCCTCTTAAACGGAAGCTCATCGCGGAAGCTGCGTCGGATAACGGTGTAGCTGGGGTTTCAGATTCTGGTGTTAAG GTTATAGTCAGAGTGAAGCCTCCAAGCAAAGGCGAGGAAGAGGAGATGATAGTCAAGAAGATCTCCAGCGATGCCCTCACTATAAATGACCATACTTTCACTTTCGACTCAATTGCTGACCCTGACTCAACACAG GATGAAATCTTTCAACTTGTGGGAGCCCCTCTTGTGGAAAACTGTCTGGCTGGATTTAATAGTTCTGTTTTTGCCTATGGACAG ACTGGTAGTGGGAAAACGTATACCATGTGGGGTCCTGCAAACGGATTGTTGGAAGAGCACCTGATTGGTGACCAAAGAGGTTTGACTCCACGTGTCTTTGAACTGCTCTTCGCCCGTATCAGTGAG GAGCAAGTGAAGCACGCTGAACGGCAGCTCAGTTACCAGTGCCGCTGTTCTTTTCTCGAG ATATACAACGAGCAAATAACAGATCTTTTGGATCCGAGCCAGAAAAACCTGATG ATTAGAGAAGATGTCAAGTCCGGTGTTTATGTTGAATATCTGACTGAGGAAAACGTGAAAAATTTGAAGGATTTGTCAGGGCTCCTGATCAAG GGTTTGGCAAACAGAAGGACAGGTGCAACAAGTGTAAATGCAGAGAGTTCAAGGTCGCATTGTGTATTTACTTGTGTTGTTGAGTCACATTGCAAG AGTGCGGCAGATGGTCTAAGCAACTTCAAAACAAGTAGAATAAATCTTGTTGATCTGGCTGGTTCGGAAAGACAAAAATCAACTGGTGCAGCAGGAGAACGGTTGAAGGAAGCTGGGAATATCAATCGATCACTTTCTCAACTTGG GAATTTGATCAACATCCTCGCAGAAATTTCACAAACAGGGAAGCAAAGGCATATACCATACAGAGATTCCAGGCTGACGTTCCTATTGCAGGAGTCTCTTGGTGGGAATGCAAAATTAGCTATGGTTTGTGCGGTATCTCCCTCGCAAAG TTGTAGAAGTGAAACGTTCAGCACCTTGAGATTTGCTCAGCGTGCAAAGGCGATTCAGAACAAGGCCGTTGTCAATGAAGTGATGCAGGATGATGTAAATTTCTTGCGGGAAGTCATACGCCAGCTGAGG GAGGAACTGCAAAGGGTGAAGAATAATGGAAACAACCCAGCTAATCCGAATGCAGCTTATGCCACTTCCTGGAATGCACGTAGAAGTATGAGTTTGTTAAGAAGTTTTGGCCTGAGTCATCCAAAGTCATTAGCCAATGGAGATGATGATGGAGATACTGAGATGGAAATAGATGAAGAGGCTGTTGAAAGGCTTTGTGCTCAAATAGGCCTGCAGTCATCTCCACCTGCCGAGGAGAACAATCCGGACACGAGCAGAGTAGAGAAAATAAATCCATCCTTACATACTGTGGCCTTGGAGGATGAAAATTACGAGAACTCCCACCTTCAGTCATCTGATGGCCAATCTACAGGAAAGCAGTTTCCTGAGAATACAGATGTTAACATGGAGGATGCAAGTTGCCAAACTGAGAATCACGAGGCAGTTACTATTAATAATGAGCCAACCGTGGAAGAAACTGGCATCACAGCAGCCGTGCAAACTATGGATCATGGTTCAAGTGTGCTGCCTCATTTGATAACCAATTCTCTTGGTTCTCCTATTAGTGACACAGACCACGACAATTCACTTGGCAAGGCGGAAAACATTCCATCATGCCAAGACTTGGTTCCTGGAGCTCTTGCTTCTTCGATTGCATCAGTAGCTGATGCTTCAGATGATACAGAACACTTCTCAATAATTCCTGCGTCACCTTGCCTCAGCATAGATCCAGCAAGTGCTTCTCATGTGCTAATAACTCCCACTGAGAGCGTCTCTCCTAGGATTAGGAATAGTAGGAAAAGCTTGAGGACATCATCAATGTCCACCGCATCACAAAAATATATTGAGAGAGCAAACCAAGTAACTACAGAAATCGTCGAACCTTCTTCCGCTGTGTCTACAGAGATGTTAAACCTACCTAGTGCTTTGTCTACACAGAAAAGTGGAGCTTTTCCTGTGCCAACAAACCAATTGGCGGCTAGCCTCCACAGAGGAATGAAAATACTCGACTCCTATCGCCAGAGTACTGCTCAGAGACGATCTACATTTGGGTTCTCCTACAAAGCTCTAGAATGCAAGCCTTCGACGGTTTTAAGCAAGGCTGATGTAGGTGTACAAACTTATCCCGAAGCTGATATAATAGCAGAAGAGAACCCAAAAGAAGTAGTGTGCATTAAATGCAAATGCATAGCAGAATGTGATGTCCAAGAAACAAGTGACATTTCAAATCGTCAGTCAGTAACTGTTGACAACTCAGAAAAGTCCAGTTTCCAAGTTCCTAAG GCAGTGGAAAAGGTTCTAGCAGGGTCTATCCGAAGAGAAATGGCTCTGGAAGAGTACTGCACTAAGCAAGCCTCTGAAATATCACAGCTTAATCGGCTG GTTCAGCAGTACAAACATGAGCGAGAGTGCAATGCCATCATAGGACAAACAAGGGAGGACAAAATTGTTCGTCTTGAAGGCCTCATGGATGGCGTGTTATCTAAAGATGATTTCCTGGATGAAGAATTTGCATCTCTCATGCATGAGCATAAG CTTCTGAAGGACATGTACGAGAACCACCCTGAAGTATTGCAGACGAGGATTGAGTTGAAACGAGCACAAGAAGAGCTTGAAAGTTTCAAGAACTTCTATGGTGAAATGGGAGAAAGGGAAGTGTTACTGGAAGAGATTCAAGATTTAAAGGCGCATGTACACTGTTACACCGACACTTCTCTTACATCGTCTCGGAAAAGAGGTTCCCTGCTTAAGCTGACATACACTTGTGACCCTAATCCGGCTCCACCACTTAATGCCATTCCTGAGTCAGTGGAGGAGAGTCCTGAGAAGACATTAGAACAGGAAAGACTTCGTTGGACAGAAGCTGAGAGAAACTGGATATCTCTAGCTGAGGAGTTAAAAAATGAGCTTGATACCAATAGGAAGCTGATGGAAAAGCAGAAACGGGAACTGGATACGGAGAAAAGATGTACAGAAGAGTTGACGGAAGCAATGCAGATGGCGATGAAAGGCCATGCACGGATGATTGAACAATATGCAGACCTGGAAGAGAAACATATACAATTGCTTGCGAGGCACAGGAGGATCCGAGAAGGAATAGACGATGTTAAAAAAGCAGCAGCCAGAGCAGGAGTCAAGGGAGCAGAGTCCAGATTCATAAACGCACTTGCAGCAGAGATCTCAGCGTTGAAAGTGCAAAGAGAGAAAGAGGCACAATACTTCAGAGATGAGAACAAGAGTCTCCAGTCACAGCTAAGAGATACAGCTGAAGCTGTTGAAGCAGCAGGAGAGTTACTTGCTCGACTTAAAGAAGCTGAAGAAGGATTAAAAATCGCTCAG AAACGGGCAACGGATGCAGAGTATCAAGCATCAGAAGCATATAAACAGATTGAAAAACTGAAGAGCAAACAAGAAACTGGAATCAGCACTCTTAACCAACAACAACACATTGCAGAGTCGCACAATCACATTGAATCTTTACAGGCTTCTTTACATGGCGATGATATGGCCAAATATGATGAGCCAGTGGAAGAGCCATCAGCAAGTTCAGGAGATGAGCAATGGAGAGAAGAGTTCGAGCCATTTTACAAGAAAGACGCGGAATTGGCAAAGCTCGCCGAACCTTCTTGGTTCTCAGGGTATGACAGATGCAACATATAG
- the LOC106313501 gene encoding transcription factor bHLH77-like isoform X2, with protein sequence MEKQTLKYLPLGQSDPFGNVIGNGNGNEGTIGDLLGRFRNCPQESFSAGIRFPPYPGQFGSDRDSNKSSLLDPDSDRVQTPKPNPRKRKSIPVGNGKDSPASSSLTASHSKVSGENVGSKDGKRSKHDEAGSSKNVIDKCDDSKGDNKDDAKPTKDYIHVRARRGQATDSHSLAERARREKISERMTMLQDLVPGCNRITGKAVMLDEIINYVQSLQRQVQFLSMKLATVNPRMEFNANAALSTEGESLTQSLYAMACSEQRLPSGGYYSLAKNMPRFSDTHFPSSDGFVQTETQGFWENDLQSIVQMGFGDIQQQQSNNNCPEPTLQMKLEP encoded by the exons ATGGAGAAGCAAACCCTAAAGTACTTACCTTTGGGTCAGAGCGATCCCTTTGGCAATGTCATTGGCAACGGCAACGGCAACGAAGGAACCATCGGCGATCTCCTCGGCAGATTCCGCAACTGCCCTCAAGAGTCCTTCTCCGCTGGGATCCGGTTCCCTCCTTATCCGGGTCAATTCGGATCCGATCGCGATAGCAACAAGAGCTCTCTGTTGGATCCAGATTCAGATCGTGTTCAGACACCGAAACCGAACCCCAGGAAAAGAAAATCGATCCCTGTTGGAAACGGCAAGGACTCTCCAGCTTCGTCGTCTCTTACCGCTTCCCATTCAAAG GTTTCAGGAGAGAACGTTGGATCGAAAGATGGGAAGAGAAGCAAGCATGATGAGGCTGGGAGCAGTAAGAACGTAATAGACAAGTGTGATGATAGTAAAGGAGACAATAAGGACGATGCAAAGCCGACCAAAGACTACATTCATGTTAGAGCCAGAAGGGGTCAGGCAACCGATAGCCATAGTCTCGCTGAAAGA GCAAGAAGAGAAAAGATCAGCGAGAGGATGACAATGCTTCAGGATCTTGTTCCTGGTTGTAACCGGATCACAGGGAAAGCTGTCATGCTTGATGAGATTATCAACTATGTTCAGTCCTTGCAGAGACAAGTCCAG TTCTTGTCCATGAAGCTGGCTACTGTAAATCCGAGGATGGAGTTTAATGCTAATGCTGCTTTATCCACAGAG GGGGAGTCGTTAACGCAGTCTCTTTACGCAATGGCTTGCTCAGAGCAAAGACTTCCATCAGGAGGATACTATTCTCTTGCCAAGAACATGCCTAGATTCTCAGACACTCACTTTCCCTCGAGCGACGGATTTGTCCAAACTGAG ACACAGGGATTCTGGGAAAATGATCTGCAAAGCATTGTTCAGATGGGTTTTGGAGATATCCAGCAACAACAGAGCAACAACAACT GCCCTGAGCCAACACTACAGATGAAGCTTGAGCCATGA
- the LOC106313501 gene encoding transcription factor bHLH77-like isoform X1, translating into MEKQTLKYLPLGQSDPFGNVIGNGNGNEGTIGDLLGRFRNCPQESFSAGIRFPPYPGQFGSDRDSNKSSLLDPDSDRVQTPKPNPRKRKSIPVGNGKDSPASSSLTASHSKVSGENVGSKDGKRSKHDEAGSSKNVIDKCDDSKGDNKDDAKPTKDYIHVRARRGQATDSHSLAERARREKISERMTMLQDLVPGCNRITGKAVMLDEIINYVQSLQRQVQFLSMKLATVNPRMEFNANAALSTEMIQQGESLTQSLYAMACSEQRLPSGGYYSLAKNMPRFSDTHFPSSDGFVQTETQGFWENDLQSIVQMGFGDIQQQQSNNNCPEPTLQMKLEP; encoded by the exons ATGGAGAAGCAAACCCTAAAGTACTTACCTTTGGGTCAGAGCGATCCCTTTGGCAATGTCATTGGCAACGGCAACGGCAACGAAGGAACCATCGGCGATCTCCTCGGCAGATTCCGCAACTGCCCTCAAGAGTCCTTCTCCGCTGGGATCCGGTTCCCTCCTTATCCGGGTCAATTCGGATCCGATCGCGATAGCAACAAGAGCTCTCTGTTGGATCCAGATTCAGATCGTGTTCAGACACCGAAACCGAACCCCAGGAAAAGAAAATCGATCCCTGTTGGAAACGGCAAGGACTCTCCAGCTTCGTCGTCTCTTACCGCTTCCCATTCAAAG GTTTCAGGAGAGAACGTTGGATCGAAAGATGGGAAGAGAAGCAAGCATGATGAGGCTGGGAGCAGTAAGAACGTAATAGACAAGTGTGATGATAGTAAAGGAGACAATAAGGACGATGCAAAGCCGACCAAAGACTACATTCATGTTAGAGCCAGAAGGGGTCAGGCAACCGATAGCCATAGTCTCGCTGAAAGA GCAAGAAGAGAAAAGATCAGCGAGAGGATGACAATGCTTCAGGATCTTGTTCCTGGTTGTAACCGGATCACAGGGAAAGCTGTCATGCTTGATGAGATTATCAACTATGTTCAGTCCTTGCAGAGACAAGTCCAG TTCTTGTCCATGAAGCTGGCTACTGTAAATCCGAGGATGGAGTTTAATGCTAATGCTGCTTTATCCACAGAG ATGATTCAACAGGGGGAGTCGTTAACGCAGTCTCTTTACGCAATGGCTTGCTCAGAGCAAAGACTTCCATCAGGAGGATACTATTCTCTTGCCAAGAACATGCCTAGATTCTCAGACACTCACTTTCCCTCGAGCGACGGATTTGTCCAAACTGAG ACACAGGGATTCTGGGAAAATGATCTGCAAAGCATTGTTCAGATGGGTTTTGGAGATATCCAGCAACAACAGAGCAACAACAACT GCCCTGAGCCAACACTACAGATGAAGCTTGAGCCATGA